In Dermacentor silvarum isolate Dsil-2018 chromosome 2, BIME_Dsil_1.4, whole genome shotgun sequence, the following proteins share a genomic window:
- the LOC119440133 gene encoding cuticle protein 10.9, giving the protein MDMMSKVPVFLAVLTLVRAGNIFGGGQQYGFQGAGFQGGGFGGPLYAAAATPGVSAAGASYPPQPYSFGYDSTDEFGTQLFHKEQGDASNAKTGSYGYRDANGLFRTVKYVADANGFRATVDTNEPGTAPGASADAVFNANPVAAPAGAGSGKAGAGGPWAG; this is encoded by the exons GTCCCTGTGTTCCTTGCCGTTCTCACCCTTGTGAGAGCTGGTAACATCTTTGGTGGCGGCCAGCAATATGGTTTCCAAGGAGCTGGTTTTCAAGGCGGAGGTTTCGGTGGACCACTGTACGCTGCGGCTGCTACTCCTGGCGTCTCCGCTGCTGGTGCCTCCTAC CCTCCCCAACCATACAGCTTTGGCTACGACTCTACGGATGAATTTGGCACCCAACTCTTCCACAAGGAGCAAGGCGACGCCAGCAACGCAAAGACTGGTTCCTACGGTTACCGCGACGCAAACGGCCTCTTCCGCACAGTGAAGTACGTGGCCGATGCCAACGGATTCCGTGCAACTGTGGACACGAATGAGCCCGGCACGGCTCCCGGTGCCAGCGCAGACGCGGTGTTCAACGCTAATCCTGTGGCGGCACCTGCCGGAGCGGGTAGTGGCAAGGCTGGAGCGGGTGGTCCCTGGGCTGGTTAA
- the LOC125943447 gene encoding cuticle protein 10.9-like, whose product MMSKVPVFLAVLTLVRAGNIFGGGQQYGFQGAGFQGGGFGGPLYAAAATPGVSAAGASYPPQPYSFGYDSTDEFGTQLFHKEQGDASNAKTGSYGYRDANGLFRTVKYVADANGFRATVDTNEPGTAPGASADAVFNANPVAAPAGAGSGKAGAGGPWAG is encoded by the exons ATGATGTCTAAG GTCCCTGTGTTCCTTGCCGTTCTCACCCTTGTGAGAGCTGGTAACATCTTTGGTGGCGGCCAGCAATATGGTTTCCAAGGAGCTGGTTTTCAAGGCGGAGGTTTCGGTGGACCACTGTACGCTGCGGCTGCTACTCCTGGCGTCTCCGCTGCTGGTGCCTCCTAC CCTCCCCAACCATACAGCTTTGGCTACGACTCTACGGATGAATTTGGCACCCAACTCTTCCACAAGGAGCAAGGCGACGCCAGCAACGCAAAGACTGGTTCCTACGGTTACCGCGACGCAAACGGCCTCTTCCGCACAGTGAAGTACGTGGCCGATGCCAACGGATTCCGTGCAACTGTGGACACGAATGAGCCCGGCACGGCTCCCGGTGCCAGCGCAGACGCGGTGTTCAACGCTAATCCTGTGGCGGCACCTGCCGGAGCGGGTAGTGGCAAGGCTGGAGCGGGTGGTCCCTGGGCTGGTTAA